Within the Haloplanus sp. GDY1 genome, the region TGCTGAGCGACGAGTTCGATCGAGTGGTCGAGATACGCAAATCACGGTTGACACTGGCGCTTGCGCTTGCGAACCGCCTCCGTGACGGCGCTGAGCCGACACAAGGCCTACTGAGACAGGCCGATGCCGAGGCGACCGACCCACGGAACGTCCTGACGGTCGGCAACGTTCGGTACACGCCCGTCGACGCAACGCGTGGGCGATTCTCGACCCAGGGGACGATCCTCCGGTTGTTCGAGAACACCCACCCGGCGATCAAGCAGGCTGGTCTGTTGGGCGACGACACTGGCGTGATGAAGTTTGCCGTTTGGGAGAAGAGTGAGTGGGACGAGACGCGACCGATGCCTGACCCGACCGATGACGGCCGGACGCTCATCCGTTCCCACCGCTTCCCCGAGCTGTGCGAAGGTGACGTTGTTCGCTGTGAAGACGTTGTGAAGCGATGGTACGACGGCAACCCGACGTTCGAGACACGCCGAGACAGTACGCTCACGATTATTGAGCGACCGACCGGCGGCCAGAGCAATCGTATGGACGGTGTTCGGTGATGGTGTGACGATGAAGCCGACGACTGGTAGCGATCCGTAGCACGGCGAGTCTCTCTCCGAGACTCAGAACTCTAGACCCCCTTTTCATAGCGCACCACCGAGCTATTCCATCACTGAAGACTGTAGATTCGGACTGCGTCATATCGACCGTGGAGAAGAACTTCAGAACGCGAGATAACCTGATGATGATATAGGCAGCGAGTGTAAACGCGGGCATCAATGGATTCACCCATCCCGTTGTGTCTGTGCACCGCTCGCGTCGAGGACAGAGGCGGAGAATACGTTGTCACGGTTCCAAAACAGGAAGTCGAACTCGGAACACTCGATGCTGGAGAAACCTATCGCGTAGGATTGTATCCCGGCCCGGCGACAGCCTCCGAAACTACGCCCGCAGGAACTCCGAAGACGGCGGAGCACAAGCCCGATCTCGAACGGTCTACGCACAGTGGACCCGACCCGGAGACATCGCAGCCGTCCGATCCAACGTCGTCGGGAAGTACCGATCCGTCGGTTTCGCCCGAAGAGCGTCCTGATCAACCGCCAGTGGCTGAGGGCGAGGAGCGCCGTCTCCAGATTGAGGATGTCGGAGACAAGGGTGACGGAATCGCCAGAGTCGGCCCCGGATACGTCGTGTTTGTCTCCGATACGGAGATCGGTCAGCAACCGTTGGTTCGAATCACGACGGTTCGCGAGAACTTCGCGTTTGCCGAAGTCCTCAAGCAATAGTGCGCCTGTCCACCGTCGTCGGTCATCGCGGCGTCTGAACGAGTCGGAGAGGAGTATCCGGAAGGAGCGGGCCGAGTTCGCGTTGCCCCACGAGCCCGCTTTTCTTTGGGGAACGTGCCTGCACTTCAACGGTGAGGAGCAGACCGACGAGAGCTTCGCCCGAGACGACCGTTGCAACGTTCATCTCGTTCCCACACGCGTTGCAGGGAACCGACTGCACCGAGATATCAGCGTTCCGAATC harbors:
- a CDS encoding TRAM domain-containing protein, with translation MDSPIPLCLCTARVEDRGGEYVVTVPKQEVELGTLDAGETYRVGLYPGPATASETTPAGTPKTAEHKPDLERSTHSGPDPETSQPSDPTSSGSTDPSVSPEERPDQPPVAEGEERRLQIEDVGDKGDGIARVGPGYVVFVSDTEIGQQPLVRITTVRENFAFAEVLKQ
- a CDS encoding DUF555 domain-containing protein; translated protein: MSFSVPWIVHGAATAQDAINIAVAELGKRVAEADGPIRNADISVQSVPCNACGNEMNVATVVSGEALVGLLLTVEVQARSPKKSGLVGQRELGPLLPDTPLRLVQTPR